The Corallococcus exiguus genome includes a window with the following:
- a CDS encoding branched-chain amino acid ABC transporter permease — MAGSATTLADESVGRVPPALRGILPVLIAVPLVILADVLLNTSPFATYLLSVVGVNIILAVSLNIVNGMTGQFSIGHAGFMAVGAYIAGVTSLELKEVALSFLPVAASDQVLFTVALLAGGTCAALCGFLVGLPSLRLRGDYLAIVTLGFGEIIRVVVQNTEAFGRALGLSGIPQYSSVAMVYFWVFLVVLVSRRIAGSSHGRSLWAIREDEVAAEAMGVDTTGYKVRAFVISSFFAGIAGGLFAHFVPIINPGSFTFVKSMEIVVMVVLGGLGSSTGAIVAAIFLTLLPEGLRSLFGALGAGGSLAQKVDQIRMPVYGILLVVLMLARPQGLFGTKELWDVLPRWLPRKKKGLT; from the coding sequence ATGGCTGGAAGCGCGACGACGTTGGCCGACGAGTCCGTGGGCCGCGTGCCCCCAGCCCTGCGCGGCATCCTGCCCGTGCTCATCGCGGTGCCGTTGGTGATCCTGGCGGATGTCCTGCTGAACACCTCGCCCTTCGCCACGTACCTGCTGTCCGTGGTGGGGGTGAACATCATCCTCGCGGTGAGCCTCAACATCGTGAACGGCATGACGGGCCAGTTCTCCATTGGCCACGCGGGCTTCATGGCCGTGGGCGCGTACATCGCGGGCGTCACGTCCCTGGAGTTGAAGGAGGTGGCGCTGTCCTTCCTGCCGGTGGCCGCCAGTGACCAGGTGCTCTTCACCGTGGCGCTGCTCGCGGGCGGCACCTGCGCGGCGCTGTGCGGCTTCCTGGTGGGCCTGCCGTCCCTGCGGCTTCGCGGGGACTACCTGGCCATCGTGACGCTGGGCTTTGGCGAAATCATCCGCGTGGTGGTGCAGAACACGGAGGCCTTCGGCCGCGCGCTGGGCCTCTCCGGCATCCCGCAGTACTCCAGCGTGGCCATGGTGTACTTCTGGGTCTTCCTGGTGGTGCTGGTGTCCCGGCGCATCGCGGGCTCCAGCCACGGCCGCAGCCTGTGGGCCATCCGCGAGGACGAGGTGGCCGCCGAGGCCATGGGCGTGGACACCACCGGCTACAAGGTCCGCGCGTTCGTCATCTCGTCGTTCTTCGCGGGCATCGCCGGCGGACTGTTCGCGCACTTCGTGCCCATCATCAACCCGGGCTCGTTCACCTTCGTGAAGTCCATGGAGATCGTCGTCATGGTGGTGCTGGGCGGGCTGGGCTCCAGCACGGGCGCCATCGTCGCGGCCATCTTCCTCACGCTCTTGCCCGAAGGGCTTCGCTCGCTGTTCGGCGCGCTGGGCGCGGGGGGCAGCCTGGCGCAGAAGGTGGATCAGATCCGCATGCCCGTGTACGGCATCCTGCTGGTCGTGCTGATGCTGGCGCGGCCGCAGGGCCTGTTCGGCACGAAGGAGCTCTGGGACGTGCTGCCCCGGTGGCTTCCCCGGAAGAAGAAGGGGCTGACATGA
- a CDS encoding branched-chain amino acid ABC transporter permease, translated as MSQLIQHLINGLAAGTIYALVALGYTMVYGVLKLINFAHGDVMMVGVYMGYATAFALGRQAQRSMWGVVLIFAVAMVGCALLGFLIERFAYRPLREKPRLTALITAIGISFALSYGFQLDIGFLPGASPRAFPEVIVPSEWFIIGDRDVVVWNWQVISFIIAVALMAGLQFLVYRTRFGKAMRAVSYDHRTAALMGIPTDRIIALTFMLSSALAAGAGLLYAIKDTSVSPLMGLYVGLKAFVAAVIGGIGNVPGAVVGALLLGLVEEFVVGYAASTWRDAVAFGFLILVLLVKPGGLFGRVAAEKV; from the coding sequence ATGTCGCAGCTCATCCAGCACCTCATCAACGGTCTGGCCGCCGGCACCATCTACGCCCTGGTCGCGCTGGGCTACACGATGGTGTACGGCGTCCTCAAGCTCATCAACTTCGCCCACGGCGACGTGATGATGGTCGGCGTCTACATGGGCTACGCCACGGCCTTCGCCCTCGGGCGGCAGGCGCAGCGCTCCATGTGGGGCGTGGTCCTCATCTTCGCGGTGGCCATGGTGGGGTGCGCGCTGCTTGGCTTCCTCATCGAGCGCTTCGCCTACCGGCCGCTGCGCGAGAAGCCGCGCCTCACCGCGCTCATCACCGCCATCGGCATCTCGTTCGCGCTGTCGTACGGCTTCCAGCTGGACATCGGCTTCCTGCCGGGCGCGTCCCCCCGGGCCTTCCCGGAGGTCATCGTCCCCAGTGAGTGGTTCATCATTGGCGACCGCGACGTGGTGGTGTGGAACTGGCAGGTCATCAGCTTCATCATCGCCGTGGCGCTGATGGCCGGGCTCCAGTTCCTCGTGTACCGGACGCGCTTCGGCAAGGCGATGCGCGCGGTGTCCTACGACCACCGCACCGCGGCGCTGATGGGCATCCCCACCGACCGCATCATCGCGCTGACGTTCATGCTCTCCAGCGCGCTGGCGGCGGGCGCGGGCCTGCTCTACGCCATCAAGGACACGTCCGTGAGCCCGCTCATGGGGCTGTACGTGGGCCTCAAGGCCTTCGTGGCGGCGGTCATCGGCGGCATCGGCAACGTGCCGGGCGCCGTGGTGGGCGCGCTCCTGCTGGGTCTGGTGGAGGAGTTCGTGGTGGGCTACGCGGCCAGCACCTGGCGTGACGCGGTGGCCTTCGGCTTCCTCATCCTGGTGCTGCTGGTGAAGCCGGGCGGTCTGTTCGGCCGCGTCGCGGCGGAGAAGGTCTGA
- a CDS encoding ABC transporter substrate-binding protein produces the protein MRRLAPMLLAALAVLAAACEKKTQPTGEAGGAPSAQAPVTAQGGTPPAGDDVIVLGEVGALTGGQATFGISTRNGIALAVKEANAAGGVKGKKLVVRVYDDQSKPEEAAQAVTRLITQDKVALILGEVASSSSLAMAEKAQAAGVPMITPSSTNPSVTEKGDNIFRVCFIDPFQGFVMAKFARENLKLNKVAVLQDNKSAYSIGLTEVFRQKFAEMGGKITATESYSQGDTDYRAQLTAIKKTQPEGIYVPGYYSEVGIIARQARELGLKVPLMGGDGWDSEKLFELGGSAIDGSYFSNHYSPDNPDERVKKFIADYKADNNGAVPDALAALGYDAARVAIEALKNAPDTSGPALRAAIAKTKDFPGVAGNITLDAKRNAVKSAVVLKVADGKSTYVTTISP, from the coding sequence ATGCGACGACTTGCCCCGATGCTCCTCGCCGCGCTCGCCGTCCTGGCGGCCGCCTGCGAGAAGAAGACGCAGCCCACGGGAGAGGCGGGAGGCGCCCCCTCGGCGCAGGCCCCGGTCACCGCGCAGGGCGGCACGCCCCCGGCGGGTGATGACGTCATCGTGCTGGGTGAAGTGGGCGCGCTGACGGGCGGTCAGGCGACGTTCGGCATCTCCACCCGCAACGGCATCGCGCTGGCGGTGAAGGAAGCCAACGCGGCCGGCGGCGTGAAGGGCAAGAAGCTGGTCGTGCGCGTGTACGACGACCAGAGCAAGCCGGAGGAGGCCGCGCAGGCCGTCACCCGCCTCATCACGCAGGACAAGGTGGCGCTCATCCTGGGCGAGGTGGCTTCGTCCAGCTCCCTGGCCATGGCGGAGAAGGCGCAGGCGGCCGGCGTGCCCATGATCACCCCGTCGTCCACCAACCCCTCCGTGACGGAGAAGGGCGACAACATCTTCCGCGTCTGCTTCATCGACCCGTTCCAGGGCTTCGTGATGGCGAAGTTCGCGCGGGAGAACCTCAAGCTGAACAAGGTCGCGGTGCTCCAGGACAACAAGAGCGCCTACTCCATTGGCCTCACGGAGGTGTTCCGCCAGAAGTTCGCGGAGATGGGCGGGAAAATCACCGCCACGGAGAGCTACAGCCAGGGCGACACGGACTATCGCGCGCAGCTGACGGCCATCAAGAAGACGCAGCCGGAGGGCATCTACGTGCCGGGCTACTACAGCGAGGTGGGCATCATCGCCCGCCAGGCGCGCGAGCTGGGCCTGAAGGTGCCGCTGATGGGCGGCGACGGCTGGGACTCCGAGAAGCTCTTCGAGCTGGGCGGCAGCGCCATCGACGGCAGCTACTTCTCCAATCACTACTCGCCGGACAACCCGGACGAGCGCGTGAAGAAGTTCATCGCGGACTACAAGGCGGACAACAACGGCGCGGTGCCGGACGCGCTCGCGGCGCTGGGCTACGACGCCGCGCGCGTCGCCATCGAGGCGCTCAAGAACGCCCCGGACACCAGCGGCCCGGCCCTGCGCGCGGCCATCGCGAAGACGAAGGACTTCCCCGGCGTGGCGGGCAACATCACGCTGGATGCGAAGCGCAACGCGGTGAAGTCCGCCGTGGTGCTGAAGGTCGCGGACGGCAAGTCCACCTACGTCACCACCATCTCGCCGTAA
- a CDS encoding YsnF/AvaK domain-containing protein: MMIKRNDIKEGMTVRSSDGEKLGKVFAVSEGEFHIEKGMFFPKDYLVRYLEVSDIRNGEIYLNHGREALRGLSDAGAVGATAATATGGTMGGIGAGLKTGTTKVGDVPRTGAEKVGIKDRELKERELRTDIQAAERIANEDVTLRTHHEELGVTKRQRSAGEAQVRKIVVEERKTVEVPLRHEEVEVVRRAVKGDNIPGDVADFREETIRIPLSAEEAELTKRAYTDEEITIHKRPIEERRSMEGRVRHEELEEVKVVRTEPNVDEEKRRAGYRADADIDPLKRS; encoded by the coding sequence ATGATGATCAAGCGCAACGACATCAAGGAAGGGATGACGGTCCGCAGCAGCGACGGCGAGAAGCTGGGCAAGGTGTTCGCCGTGAGCGAGGGCGAGTTCCACATCGAGAAGGGGATGTTCTTCCCGAAGGACTACCTGGTCCGCTACCTGGAGGTGAGCGACATCCGCAACGGGGAGATCTACCTCAACCACGGCCGCGAGGCGCTGCGAGGGCTGTCCGACGCCGGCGCCGTGGGCGCGACGGCGGCGACGGCCACCGGCGGCACCATGGGTGGCATTGGCGCGGGGCTGAAGACGGGCACCACGAAGGTCGGAGACGTGCCCCGGACCGGCGCGGAGAAGGTCGGCATCAAGGACCGGGAGCTGAAGGAGCGCGAGCTGCGCACCGACATCCAAGCCGCCGAGCGCATCGCGAACGAGGACGTCACGCTGCGCACGCACCATGAGGAGCTGGGCGTCACCAAACGCCAGCGCTCCGCGGGCGAGGCGCAGGTGCGCAAGATTGTCGTCGAGGAGCGGAAGACGGTGGAGGTCCCGCTGCGCCACGAGGAGGTGGAGGTGGTGCGCCGGGCGGTGAAGGGCGACAACATTCCCGGCGACGTGGCGGACTTCCGGGAGGAGACCATCCGCATCCCCCTGAGCGCGGAGGAGGCGGAGCTGACCAAGCGCGCGTACACGGACGAGGAAATCACCATCCACAAGCGCCCCATCGAGGAGCGCCGCAGCATGGAGGGCCGCGTCCGCCACGAGGAGCTGGAGGAGGTGAAGGTGGTGCGCACCGAGCCCAACGTGGACGAGGAGAAGCGCCGCGCCGGCTACCGCGCGGACGCGGACATCGACCCGCTCAAGCGCTCGTAG
- a CDS encoding serine/threonine-protein kinase, which produces MAVNRMADDILEDCLERGLDLDTGLDVFLTQCARMVHAKAGFVSLRGTRGPVLTRVLGELGVDVFEAAHWSGPRKLREGRMLFCQQLTLGRLNLGGLGLVVDGNFEDGGQRVMGLVEAIGEQLDSAVLSFLALTDGRGPLERLDELDVEGTPVNRGRIGRYEVVKPLGTGGMAQVLIARTRGPEGLGRLVALKRILPHLTAQPEMVQQFLDEARIGLRLSHPNLVHVYDFGEAQGAYYMAMELVNGIDLDRLLRANKGPLEPAVVSAIVSQALLGLHAAHSLKGEDGAPMELVHRDLSPHNVMVGFDGQVKVLDFGVAKVRAQRTVTLPGIVKGKPLYMSPEQALGQKLDARSDLFAMGLVLYQALTGRRAFEREDELDTMKAICQEKLTKPPEVPAPLWNVLSVALSKDPSARFPTAHAMADRLVAVSSPARDTALAALAGRLFPERLRDSQRLETAVNHQRESPTRATPPTRSPR; this is translated from the coding sequence ATGGCCGTGAACCGGATGGCCGACGACATCCTCGAGGACTGCCTGGAGCGGGGTCTGGACCTCGACACCGGCCTGGACGTGTTCCTCACGCAGTGCGCCCGCATGGTGCACGCGAAGGCGGGCTTCGTTTCGCTCCGGGGCACGCGAGGCCCGGTGCTGACGCGCGTGCTGGGCGAGCTGGGCGTGGACGTCTTCGAGGCGGCCCACTGGAGCGGCCCCCGGAAGCTGCGCGAAGGCCGGATGCTCTTCTGCCAGCAGCTCACCCTGGGGCGGCTGAACCTGGGTGGACTGGGCCTGGTGGTGGATGGGAACTTCGAGGACGGCGGCCAGCGGGTGATGGGGCTGGTGGAGGCGATTGGCGAGCAGCTGGACTCGGCGGTGCTGTCCTTCCTGGCGCTGACGGACGGCCGGGGACCGCTGGAGCGGCTGGACGAGCTGGACGTGGAGGGCACGCCCGTCAACCGCGGACGCATTGGCCGCTATGAGGTCGTGAAGCCCCTGGGCACGGGCGGCATGGCGCAGGTGCTCATCGCTCGCACGCGCGGGCCGGAGGGGCTGGGGCGGCTGGTGGCGCTCAAGCGCATCCTGCCCCACCTGACGGCTCAGCCAGAGATGGTGCAGCAGTTCCTGGACGAGGCGCGCATCGGCCTGCGGCTGTCGCACCCCAACCTGGTGCACGTCTACGACTTCGGCGAGGCGCAGGGCGCGTACTACATGGCCATGGAGCTGGTGAACGGCATCGACCTGGACCGGCTCTTGCGCGCCAACAAGGGGCCGCTGGAGCCGGCGGTGGTGTCCGCCATCGTGTCGCAGGCGCTGCTGGGGCTGCACGCCGCGCACTCGCTCAAGGGCGAGGACGGCGCGCCCATGGAGCTGGTGCACCGCGACCTGTCACCGCACAACGTGATGGTGGGCTTCGACGGCCAGGTGAAGGTGCTGGACTTCGGCGTGGCCAAGGTGCGCGCGCAGCGCACGGTGACGCTGCCGGGCATCGTGAAGGGCAAGCCGCTCTACATGTCCCCGGAGCAGGCGCTGGGCCAGAAGCTGGACGCGCGAAGCGACCTGTTCGCCATGGGGCTCGTCCTCTACCAGGCCCTCACGGGCCGGCGCGCCTTCGAGCGCGAGGACGAGTTGGACACCATGAAGGCCATCTGCCAGGAGAAGCTGACGAAGCCTCCGGAGGTGCCCGCGCCTTTGTGGAACGTGCTGTCGGTGGCGCTGTCCAAGGACCCCTCGGCCCGCTTCCCCACCGCGCACGCCATGGCGGACCGGCTGGTGGCCGTGTCTTCTCCCGCGCGTGATACGGCGCTGGCGGCGCTGGCGGGGCGGCTCTTCCCGGAGCGGCTGCGCGACTCGCAGCGGCTGGAGACCGCCGTGAACCACCAGCGGGAGTCCCCCACCCGCGCGACGCCGCCCACCCGCTCGCCGCGCTGA
- the dnaK gene encoding molecular chaperone DnaK has protein sequence MAKVIGIDLGTTNSCVAVMEGGEPVVIPNSEGSRTTPSMVGFTDSGERLVGQIAKRQAITNPENTVFAAKRLIGRKFDSPEAKKAIGVSSFKVASSPNGDAWVEIRGKGYSPPEVSAIVLMKMKQTAEDYLGEPVTEAVITVPAYFNDSQRQATKDAGRIAGLSVLRIINEPTAAALAYGLDKVKDATTERVAVYDLGGGTFDISILELTAGVFEVKSTNGDTFLGGEDFDQRLIDYLAKRFAEQNNGLDLRKDRMALQRLKEAAERAKHELSSAPETEVNLPFITADASGPKHLTETVDRSTFEALVADLIDRSIEPCRIALKDAGLTAQAINQVLLVGGMTRMPRVQQKVKEFFGKEPHKGINPDEVVAVGAAIQGGVLKGEVKDVLLLDVTPLSLGVETAGGVFTKIIDKNTTIPCKKGQVFSTAVDNQPLVSVHVLQGEREMAADNKTLARFELVGIPPAPRGVPQIEVSFDIDANGIVHVSARDLGTGKQQQVRVVGNSGLSEAEIQGMINDAQSHSADDKKKKELAELRNNADGLIYTTEKSLEEYANLLSEKDRGEIQTDLERLRSVLNTSDAGALKEAFQRLEGSAYRIADAIYTDQAKSG, from the coding sequence ATGGCGAAGGTGATTGGAATCGACCTGGGCACCACCAACTCCTGCGTCGCCGTGATGGAAGGCGGCGAGCCGGTGGTCATCCCCAACAGCGAAGGCAGCCGCACCACGCCCTCCATGGTGGGCTTCACCGACTCCGGTGAACGCCTGGTGGGCCAGATTGCCAAGCGGCAGGCCATCACCAACCCGGAGAACACGGTCTTCGCGGCCAAGCGCCTCATCGGCCGCAAGTTCGACTCGCCGGAGGCGAAGAAGGCCATTGGCGTCTCCTCCTTCAAGGTGGCGTCCAGCCCCAACGGCGACGCGTGGGTTGAAATCCGGGGCAAGGGCTACAGCCCGCCGGAAGTCAGCGCCATCGTGCTGATGAAGATGAAGCAGACGGCGGAGGACTACCTCGGCGAGCCCGTCACCGAGGCCGTCATCACCGTCCCCGCCTACTTCAACGACAGCCAGCGCCAGGCGACGAAGGACGCGGGCCGCATCGCGGGCTTGAGCGTGCTGCGCATCATCAACGAGCCCACGGCCGCGGCGCTCGCGTACGGCCTGGACAAGGTGAAGGACGCCACCACGGAGCGCGTCGCCGTCTACGACCTGGGCGGCGGCACGTTCGATATCTCCATCCTGGAGCTCACCGCCGGCGTGTTCGAGGTCAAGAGCACCAACGGCGACACGTTCCTGGGTGGCGAGGACTTCGACCAGCGCCTCATCGACTACCTGGCCAAGCGCTTCGCGGAGCAGAACAACGGCCTGGACCTGCGCAAGGACCGCATGGCGCTCCAGCGCCTGAAGGAAGCGGCGGAGCGCGCCAAGCACGAGCTGTCCAGCGCCCCGGAGACGGAGGTCAACCTCCCGTTCATCACCGCGGACGCGTCTGGCCCCAAGCACCTCACGGAGACCGTGGACCGGTCCACCTTCGAGGCCCTGGTCGCGGACCTCATCGACCGCTCCATCGAGCCGTGCCGCATCGCGCTCAAGGACGCGGGCCTCACCGCGCAGGCCATCAACCAGGTCCTCCTGGTGGGCGGCATGACGCGCATGCCGCGCGTGCAGCAGAAGGTGAAGGAGTTCTTCGGCAAGGAGCCCCACAAGGGCATCAACCCGGATGAAGTCGTCGCCGTGGGCGCCGCCATCCAGGGCGGCGTGCTCAAGGGCGAGGTGAAGGACGTCCTCCTGCTGGACGTCACGCCGCTGTCCCTGGGCGTGGAGACCGCGGGCGGCGTCTTCACGAAGATCATCGACAAGAACACCACCATCCCCTGCAAGAAGGGCCAGGTGTTCTCCACCGCGGTGGACAACCAGCCGCTCGTGTCCGTGCACGTCCTCCAGGGCGAGCGCGAGATGGCGGCGGACAACAAGACGCTGGCGCGCTTCGAGCTGGTCGGCATCCCGCCCGCGCCGCGCGGCGTGCCGCAGATTGAAGTGTCCTTCGACATCGACGCGAACGGCATCGTGCACGTGAGCGCGCGCGACCTGGGCACCGGCAAGCAGCAGCAGGTGCGCGTGGTGGGCAACTCCGGCCTGTCCGAAGCCGAAATCCAGGGGATGATCAACGACGCCCAGTCGCACTCCGCGGACGACAAGAAGAAGAAAGAGCTGGCGGAGCTGCGCAACAACGCGGACGGGCTCATCTACACCACGGAGAAGAGCCTGGAGGAGTACGCCAACCTCCTGTCGGAGAAGGACCGCGGCGAAATCCAGACGGACCTGGAGCGCCTGCGCTCCGTGCTCAACACCTCCGACGCCGGTGCCTTGAAGGAGGCCTTCCAGCGGCTGGAGGGCAGCGCGTACCGCATCGCGGACGCCATTTACACGGACCAGGCCAAGTCCGGCTGA
- the grpE gene encoding nucleotide exchange factor GrpE: MRAVSGTKDKDSIQTDIGQDVIDEAVRSVERRMDGDADSAGSETEVELDVSAPAAEADVSTPEVAPPTEDAAALRQEVESLRAQLEFSQTKARETLERLKEAHERAKDFQDRAIRSAADLENYRKRAQKEKEDVQKFGVEKLLKDLLPVVDNMDRALDAASKSPDFDSFQKGVAMTRKSFEDSLGRHGVKGFSAKGQPFDPRLHEAIQQVESADVPAGHVLFEVTRGFHLNDRLVRPAMVVVARAPEVVAAPEPVAAAPEAAAPAAGTEAPKASEEGKSAEPQTSAPSDSSSGGSQ; this comes from the coding sequence GTGCGCGCCGTGTCGGGTACCAAAGACAAGGACAGCATCCAGACGGACATCGGGCAGGACGTGATCGACGAGGCGGTTCGCAGCGTCGAGCGTCGGATGGACGGAGACGCGGACAGTGCGGGCTCGGAGACGGAGGTGGAGCTGGACGTCTCCGCCCCGGCCGCCGAGGCGGACGTCTCCACCCCCGAAGTCGCTCCCCCCACCGAGGACGCGGCCGCGCTCCGCCAGGAGGTGGAGTCGCTGCGCGCGCAGCTGGAGTTCAGCCAGACGAAGGCCCGCGAGACGCTGGAGCGCCTGAAGGAGGCGCACGAGCGCGCCAAGGACTTCCAGGACCGGGCCATCCGCTCCGCCGCGGACCTGGAGAACTACCGCAAGCGCGCGCAGAAGGAGAAGGAGGACGTCCAGAAGTTCGGCGTGGAGAAGCTCCTCAAGGACCTGCTCCCCGTGGTGGACAACATGGACCGCGCGCTCGACGCCGCCAGCAAGTCCCCCGACTTCGACAGCTTCCAGAAGGGCGTGGCCATGACGCGCAAGTCCTTCGAGGACTCGCTCGGCCGCCACGGTGTGAAGGGCTTCTCCGCCAAGGGCCAGCCCTTCGACCCGCGCCTGCACGAAGCCATCCAGCAGGTGGAGTCCGCGGACGTCCCGGCGGGCCACGTGCTCTTTGAAGTGACGCGTGGCTTCCATCTCAACGACCGCCTGGTGCGTCCCGCCATGGTCGTCGTCGCCCGCGCGCCAGAAGTCGTCGCGGCGCCGGAGCCCGTTGCCGCGGCGCCGGAAGCCGCCGCGCCCGCGGCCGGCACGGAAGCACCGAAGGCGTCTGAAGAAGGCAAGAGCGCGGAGCCCCAGACTTCCGCGCCGTCCGACAGTTCCTCCGGGGGGAGTCAGTAG
- a CDS encoding transcriptional regulator has protein sequence MAEKWDRQLMDFLKRTGEDLKRTTDDLRGEAERLLKEVKDPEKQAKVKEGLVQLRTWAAATTKTAAEKIETAVRRVETSVEEAFKPGSTTGTASAPDAEAKAAKTAKAAPEEEAAPSRPARAKGSGASKGGSKSIGRKKTASAPAAAKGARAPKKPASKKTLGRKKPAPGA, from the coding sequence ATGGCCGAGAAGTGGGACAGGCAGTTGATGGACTTCCTCAAGCGCACCGGTGAAGACCTCAAGCGCACCACGGACGACCTCCGCGGCGAGGCCGAGCGCCTCCTCAAGGAAGTGAAGGACCCGGAGAAGCAGGCCAAGGTGAAGGAAGGCCTCGTGCAGCTGCGCACCTGGGCCGCCGCCACCACCAAGACCGCCGCGGAGAAGATCGAGACCGCCGTGCGCCGCGTGGAGACCTCCGTCGAGGAGGCCTTCAAGCCCGGCTCCACCACCGGCACCGCCTCCGCGCCCGACGCCGAAGCCAAGGCCGCCAAGACGGCCAAGGCCGCCCCGGAGGAGGAGGCCGCCCCCAGCCGCCCGGCCCGCGCCAAGGGCTCCGGCGCGTCCAAGGGCGGCAGCAAATCCATCGGGCGCAAGAAGACCGCGAGCGCTCCCGCCGCCGCCAAGGGCGCCCGGGCCCCGAAGAAACCAGCTTCCAAGAAAACGTTGGGCCGCAAGAAACCCGCGCCCGGGGCGTGA